Proteins from a genomic interval of Lycium ferocissimum isolate CSIRO_LF1 chromosome 2, AGI_CSIRO_Lferr_CH_V1, whole genome shotgun sequence:
- the LOC132038022 gene encoding probable methyltransferase PMT9 isoform X1, giving the protein MKQKKELPHRPKLLKYVIFGMIVFLGLVCLYNCSFIAPGLPKARGHLAVDDGSDPVTKISYHRRVDMDMEDQELEVPKSIPVCDTRYSELIPCLDRNLIYQLRLRLNLTLMEHYERHCPPPHRRYNCLIPPPAGYKIPIRWPASRDQVWKANIPHTHLAQEKSDQNWMVVDGDKIKFPGGGTHFHYGADIYIEAIAGMLKLPGEKLSNGGNIRNVLDVGCGVASFGAYLLSHDIIAMSLAPNDVHENQIQFALERGIPSTLGVLGTKRLPYPSRSFELAHCSRCRIDWLQRDGILLLELDRVLRPGGYFVYSSPEAYAHDAENRKIWNAMYDLLRRMCWRVVSRRDQTVIWAKPLSNSCYMKRSPGTQPPLCMSGDEPDEVWNVPMKACITSYSLKVHKEKGTGLEPWPRRLMAPPPRLEEIGVTWDEFHKDTSVWHDRVVDYWKQMKSVIQKNSFRNVMDMNSNLGGFAAALKDKDIWVMNVAPVNMSSRLKIIYDRGLIGTVHDWCESFSTYPRTYDLLHAWMILSEIEDRGCSIEDLLIEMDRIIRPEGFIIIRDKPHIINSVRKFLTALKWDGWSSEVEPRTDALPLIEERILIVRKKFWKEEFTI; this is encoded by the exons atgaaGCAAAAAAAGGAGTTACCTCATAGACCCAAGTTGttaaaatatgttatatttgggATGATTGTGTTCTTGGGTTTGGTTTGTCTTTATAACTGTTCATTTATTGCTCCTGGTCTTCCTAAAGCACGTGGTCATTTGGCTGTTGATGATGGTTCTGATCCAGTTACTAAGATTTCTTACCATAGGCGCgtggatatggatatggaagATCAAGAACTTGAAGTTCCTAAAAGTATTCCT GTTTGTGATACAAGGTACTCGGAGTTGATACCTTGCCTCGACAGAAATTTGATATACCAGTTGAGGTTGAGGCTTAATTTGACTCTTATGGAACATTATGAGAGGCATTGTCCACCTCCTCATCGTCGTTATAACTGTCTCATCCCCCCTCCAGCTGGTTACAAG ATCCCGATTAGATGGCCAGCTAGTAGAGACCAAGTGTGGAAAGCAAATATACCCCATACACATCTTGCACAGGAAAAGTCTGACCAAAACTGGATGGTTGTCGATGGTGACAAAATAAAATTCCCTGGTGGAGGAACACATTTCCATTATGGAGCTGACATATACATTGAAGCAATTGCAGGG ATGCTCAAATTGCCCGGTGAAAAACTCAGCAATGGCGGAAACATAAGAAATGTTCTTGACGTTGGTTGTGGTGTTGCGAGCTTTGGGGCATATCTTCTTTCCCATGATATTATAGCTATGTCGCTTGCCCCTAATGATGTGCATGAGAATCAAATACAGTTTGCATTGGAAAGGGGAATCCCATCTACACTAGGAGTCTTGGGCACTAAAAGACTACCTTATCCTAGCAGATCATTCGAGTTGGCACATTGTTCACGCTGTAGAATTGATTGGCTCCAAAGAGACGGTATTCTTCTGTTGGAACTTGACAGAGTGCTTAGACCAGGTGGTTATTTTGTGTATTCTTCACCTGAAGCTTATGCGCATGATGCTGAGAATCGAAAAATTTGGAATGCTATGTATGATCTATTAAGAAGAATGTGTTGGAGAGTTGTTTCAAGGAGAGACCAAACTGTGATATGGGCTAAACCTCTGAGTAACAGCTGTTATATGAAGAGAAGTCCCGGGACCCAACCTCCCTTGTGCATGTCTGGTGATGAGCCTGATGAAGTTTGGAATGTACCGATGAAAGCTTGCATCACTTCTTACTCACTGA AGGTGCATAAGGAAAAAGGGACAGGGCTAGAACCTTGGCCACGGAGGCTTATGGCTCCGCCGCCTCGCTTGGAGGAAATTGGTGTCACTTGGGACGAATTCCATAAAGACACT AGCGTATGGCATGACAGAGTGGTTGACTATTGGAAGCAGATGAAGTCTGTTATCCAAAAGAACTCGTTTAGGAACGTGATGGACATGAACTCAAACCTCGGTGGGTTTGCAGCTGCACTAAAGGATAAGGACATTTGGGTGATGAATGTTGCGCCTGTAAATATGTCATCAAgattgaaaataatttatgaTCGAGGCTTAATTGGAACAGTTCATGACTG GTGTGAATCATTTTCAACGTACCCACGCACGTATGACCTACTTCACGCGTGGATGATCCTCTCAGAGATAGAAGATCGAGGCTGCAGCATTGAGGATCTACTTATTGAGATGGACCGCATTATAAGACCAGAAGGATTCATCATTATAAGGGACAAACCTCATATAATAAACTCTGTAAGAAAATTCTTGACCGCGCTAAAATGGGATGGATGGTCATCAGAGGTAGAACCACGGACTGATGCTCTCCCCTTGATCGAAGAAAGAATTTTGAtcgtaagaaagaaattttGGAAGGAGGAATTTACAATATAG
- the LOC132038022 gene encoding probable methyltransferase PMT9 isoform X2 has product MHVCDTRYSELIPCLDRNLIYQLRLRLNLTLMEHYERHCPPPHRRYNCLIPPPAGYKIPIRWPASRDQVWKANIPHTHLAQEKSDQNWMVVDGDKIKFPGGGTHFHYGADIYIEAIAGMLKLPGEKLSNGGNIRNVLDVGCGVASFGAYLLSHDIIAMSLAPNDVHENQIQFALERGIPSTLGVLGTKRLPYPSRSFELAHCSRCRIDWLQRDGILLLELDRVLRPGGYFVYSSPEAYAHDAENRKIWNAMYDLLRRMCWRVVSRRDQTVIWAKPLSNSCYMKRSPGTQPPLCMSGDEPDEVWNVPMKACITSYSLKVHKEKGTGLEPWPRRLMAPPPRLEEIGVTWDEFHKDTSVWHDRVVDYWKQMKSVIQKNSFRNVMDMNSNLGGFAAALKDKDIWVMNVAPVNMSSRLKIIYDRGLIGTVHDWCESFSTYPRTYDLLHAWMILSEIEDRGCSIEDLLIEMDRIIRPEGFIIIRDKPHIINSVRKFLTALKWDGWSSEVEPRTDALPLIEERILIVRKKFWKEEFTI; this is encoded by the exons ATGCAT GTTTGTGATACAAGGTACTCGGAGTTGATACCTTGCCTCGACAGAAATTTGATATACCAGTTGAGGTTGAGGCTTAATTTGACTCTTATGGAACATTATGAGAGGCATTGTCCACCTCCTCATCGTCGTTATAACTGTCTCATCCCCCCTCCAGCTGGTTACAAG ATCCCGATTAGATGGCCAGCTAGTAGAGACCAAGTGTGGAAAGCAAATATACCCCATACACATCTTGCACAGGAAAAGTCTGACCAAAACTGGATGGTTGTCGATGGTGACAAAATAAAATTCCCTGGTGGAGGAACACATTTCCATTATGGAGCTGACATATACATTGAAGCAATTGCAGGG ATGCTCAAATTGCCCGGTGAAAAACTCAGCAATGGCGGAAACATAAGAAATGTTCTTGACGTTGGTTGTGGTGTTGCGAGCTTTGGGGCATATCTTCTTTCCCATGATATTATAGCTATGTCGCTTGCCCCTAATGATGTGCATGAGAATCAAATACAGTTTGCATTGGAAAGGGGAATCCCATCTACACTAGGAGTCTTGGGCACTAAAAGACTACCTTATCCTAGCAGATCATTCGAGTTGGCACATTGTTCACGCTGTAGAATTGATTGGCTCCAAAGAGACGGTATTCTTCTGTTGGAACTTGACAGAGTGCTTAGACCAGGTGGTTATTTTGTGTATTCTTCACCTGAAGCTTATGCGCATGATGCTGAGAATCGAAAAATTTGGAATGCTATGTATGATCTATTAAGAAGAATGTGTTGGAGAGTTGTTTCAAGGAGAGACCAAACTGTGATATGGGCTAAACCTCTGAGTAACAGCTGTTATATGAAGAGAAGTCCCGGGACCCAACCTCCCTTGTGCATGTCTGGTGATGAGCCTGATGAAGTTTGGAATGTACCGATGAAAGCTTGCATCACTTCTTACTCACTGA AGGTGCATAAGGAAAAAGGGACAGGGCTAGAACCTTGGCCACGGAGGCTTATGGCTCCGCCGCCTCGCTTGGAGGAAATTGGTGTCACTTGGGACGAATTCCATAAAGACACT AGCGTATGGCATGACAGAGTGGTTGACTATTGGAAGCAGATGAAGTCTGTTATCCAAAAGAACTCGTTTAGGAACGTGATGGACATGAACTCAAACCTCGGTGGGTTTGCAGCTGCACTAAAGGATAAGGACATTTGGGTGATGAATGTTGCGCCTGTAAATATGTCATCAAgattgaaaataatttatgaTCGAGGCTTAATTGGAACAGTTCATGACTG GTGTGAATCATTTTCAACGTACCCACGCACGTATGACCTACTTCACGCGTGGATGATCCTCTCAGAGATAGAAGATCGAGGCTGCAGCATTGAGGATCTACTTATTGAGATGGACCGCATTATAAGACCAGAAGGATTCATCATTATAAGGGACAAACCTCATATAATAAACTCTGTAAGAAAATTCTTGACCGCGCTAAAATGGGATGGATGGTCATCAGAGGTAGAACCACGGACTGATGCTCTCCCCTTGATCGAAGAAAGAATTTTGAtcgtaagaaagaaattttGGAAGGAGGAATTTACAATATAG